One Vibrio rumoiensis genomic window, AGTGATAAGTTAGCCCCTTTACGAGTATAGCTTACCCGCCCTTTCACTAACTCAACTTTATCTGAAGCCGCTTCTTTTTTCGTTGGAACCAGCTCTTCAATCCACGCTTCTAGCTGACTTGACACTTCTTTGGTTAAACGAGCCACACCTTGAGATTGTGAATGTTGCCAAATTGCACCATGCTCATTACGACACTTCTCAAGCAATATTTCTTGCGACTTTTGCGGCAATGAAAAATACTGTTTATGCAGTTTAACGATAGTCGGACGACCAACATCGCTCACATTTGGGTAAGCTTGTAATAAAGCCAATGGTAAAGCCGCTGCTTTCAACGCCCCACTCACCAACGCTTCACTACATTGGAACATTTGAGCGAGTGCTTTTTGATCTTCAGCAGCACCAGAATCTAATTTCGCTTGCATCTCACGGCCACGTTCATATAAAGACAGTGGTTTATGTGCATTCGCTACATCAGATAAAAACTTCGCGTGATCCGATTGAATATCATCAGCAACATAAATAAGAAAATCTTTTTGCGCCAAAATACACGACATACGACGACGGCTACCGTCAAGGACTTCAATTTTCCCTTCAGCATTACGTCGACCAACTGCAGGATATTGCTGACCACGCTCTTTCAGCGTAACTAAAATGTCAGATAAAGCATGCTCATTTAAAAATGATTGTTCACGTGAATTCTCAGCAAACACCACCGTTTGGCTTTCAATCTCGTCAGCCGGAATCGACATTAATTCAAAGGCAACCAAATCTTGTCCAGCAATCGCCAGTTCAATCACTTGTGCTTTTTCCTTTACCGCTGCTTGAGCTTCCACAGGAGAAGTCGCACGGCGCTTATTCGCTTTACCAAATAATTTAGCATTTAATTCGGAAGTTTTAATCGCCATTATTTATCCCCCTGGTTTAATGACGCCCAATGGCTATGCATAACTCGCTCTAATTCTAGTGCACTTTTTTGAATTGCATCTTGTGCGGTTGCTAAGGTTTTCTTACCACCTTCAAAATCACCC contains:
- a CDS encoding ParB/RepB/Spo0J family partition protein → MAIKTSELNAKLFGKANKRRATSPVEAQAAVKEKAQVIELAIAGQDLVAFELMSIPADEIESQTVVFAENSREQSFLNEHALSDILVTLKERGQQYPAVGRRNAEGKIEVLDGSRRRMSCILAQKDFLIYVADDIQSDHAKFLSDVANAHKPLSLYERGREMQAKLDSGAAEDQKALAQMFQCSEALVSGALKAAALPLALLQAYPNVSDVGRPTIVKLHKQYFSLPQKSQEILLEKCRNEHGAIWQHSQSQGVARLTKEVSSQLEAWIEELVPTKKEAASDKVELVKGRVSYTRKGANLSLSLKKVDDELMQEILSYVQGKLTQ